A genomic stretch from Streptomyces sp. QL37 includes:
- a CDS encoding glycoside hydrolase family 76 protein, giving the protein MVKTPVRAALALAVLSGALWAGPAAAADHEETMPLTWAHRAEVTYGSLQQHLYQGPQEHGLYLEKTPRKEGENPHSYLWPLREAAAATVDMSELPRVGARYKREAAERFTALRLYFNPRDGRSGYDSYLPAPLGQGGDVFYDDNAVVGLSFLDQYRSTGRELYLDRARETYSVVSRGWDEDPAKPCPGGMRWVDSPDNTMRAANVTGLAAQLAAELHAIDHDDRFLASAKKWYEWNWSCLRRSPGLYDNSRDDDGSVNETLWSYNSGAMIGTAATLYRATGDRSYLDRAVEDAQGSLTYWTEGDRLHDQPAIFNAFYFDNLRILNEVRPDRAYRKVAAAYAERTWKENRTPSDGLFRFQPSGGGDHAPAAQAETLEQSAMVQIFAGLATDLS; this is encoded by the coding sequence ATGGTGAAGACACCTGTACGCGCCGCACTGGCCCTCGCCGTCCTCTCCGGAGCGCTGTGGGCGGGCCCGGCCGCCGCAGCCGACCATGAGGAGACCATGCCCTTGACGTGGGCCCACCGCGCCGAGGTCACCTACGGCTCCTTGCAGCAGCACCTCTACCAGGGCCCGCAGGAGCACGGGCTGTACCTGGAGAAGACGCCGCGCAAGGAGGGGGAGAACCCCCACTCCTACCTCTGGCCGCTGCGTGAGGCGGCCGCCGCCACCGTCGACATGTCCGAACTGCCGCGCGTCGGCGCCCGCTACAAGCGCGAGGCCGCCGAGCGCTTCACGGCGCTGCGGCTGTACTTCAACCCCCGCGACGGCAGGTCCGGATACGACTCCTACCTGCCCGCCCCCCTTGGTCAGGGCGGCGACGTCTTCTACGACGACAACGCCGTCGTCGGGCTCTCCTTCCTGGACCAGTACCGGTCGACGGGGAGGGAGCTCTACCTCGACCGGGCGCGGGAAACCTATTCGGTCGTCAGCCGGGGCTGGGACGAGGACCCCGCCAAGCCGTGCCCCGGGGGCATGCGCTGGGTCGACTCGCCGGACAACACCATGCGCGCGGCGAACGTCACGGGGCTGGCCGCCCAGCTGGCCGCCGAACTCCACGCCATCGACCACGACGACCGGTTCCTCGCGAGCGCGAAGAAGTGGTACGAGTGGAACTGGTCGTGCCTGCGCCGCTCCCCTGGCCTGTACGACAACAGCCGCGACGACGACGGCAGCGTGAACGAGACCCTGTGGTCGTACAACTCCGGCGCGATGATCGGCACCGCGGCCACGCTCTACCGCGCGACCGGGGACCGGAGCTACCTCGACCGTGCCGTCGAGGACGCGCAGGGCTCGCTCACGTACTGGACGGAAGGGGACCGGCTGCACGATCAGCCGGCGATCTTCAACGCCTTCTACTTCGACAATCTGCGCATCCTGAACGAGGTGCGGCCCGACCGCGCCTACCGCAAGGTCGCCGCCGCCTACGCCGAGCGGACCTGGAAGGAGAACCGGACCCCGTCCGACGGACTGTTCCGCTTCCAGCCCTCCGGCGGTGGCGACCACGCCCCGGCCGCGCAGGCCGAAACACTCGAACAGTCCGCGATGGTACAGATCTTCGCCGGTCTCGCCACCGACCTCTCCTGA
- a CDS encoding glycoside hydrolase family 38 C-terminal domain-containing protein: protein MPRPDLARPSWWDSNMARDILRERAVSAEGDLGGHRVRLSCEPLLRHDGTGGLLQSVRVTADRPLTRARVTTLTGSPLRCDVLSGPGTDTRLLVPEVDAPTPVLVELPELTDTDSVEVLLTPQRHWTLHLVQHAHLDIGYTDPQSTVLAEGRKYLDSLLELCRTTDDLPDEAKFRWAVEGHFSYENWSQNRPPRLVAEFLDRVREGRIELTAMPFNLHTETCSTDELHELLRPIRELRDREGIGITTAMQTDVPGQVVGLPDVLAASGIRYLSVAHNWAGRAVPHHVGGQDLPRLFRWRAPSGNEVLVWRTDTPHGLAYMEGSIIGFDESFDRVDDLLPNYLSAMTNHQYPHEGRGIPGFPVLDEEFKGDPYPWDILHLRVLGKFADNGPPRRIIADTVRRWNEEWAYPALRTSRNEDFFVDAEERLGEQIQTYEGDWTDWWVDGVGAGAVPLAATRDGQAALAEAQTLAGHAEIMGAPGGAGITGEAPEVYRAASLFNEHTWGAGDPWTHGDHGHASGERQWHWKYAQALRAHDGARTLLDAASAALGERLAPREGALAGYYIVNTCSWARSETVRLFLPESTVPLADAVRVVDSRDGTPLEVAEEEQSNELHRAAGRFLLFRLADVPAHGAVRVDIEPAAATGPSTEGSSPTGTSTVLENEFLRVNVDLASACIDSILDKRTGSELVRQDATVGFNGYLYDEYATAGGFNHQSSKTTADESMHLLATRRTAPPAALVERTSDATGETLIYECAPAGTRRLRVRVHLPRASARIDLENRIDKAATLTKESAFFAFPFAMRSPVVRMEATGGVTGNGLPTVPGSARHMRAVRRWVSLQENGASAALATQDAPLIQVGGVAIPYVPYPQSLAQEEPGTVFSWVHNNIWDTNFPSEQAFDHVFRYSIGWQDTPALGGAVLGMRTAAVGSRPLVAVRANRAAEPVPDTSYALLALDDPRVRVVGLSVPEPGRLLVRLQSFAEEPVTCRLTPGFPTTAAMSADYLGGVGAALRAGADGSLPVPVPRLGTVAVSLTTGDGPDRD from the coding sequence ATGCCCCGCCCCGATCTTGCCCGTCCCTCCTGGTGGGACTCGAACATGGCCCGAGACATCCTGCGCGAGCGCGCGGTGTCCGCCGAGGGTGACCTCGGCGGACACCGGGTCAGGCTCTCCTGCGAACCGCTGCTGCGCCACGACGGCACCGGGGGCCTGCTCCAGTCCGTCCGCGTGACGGCGGACCGGCCGCTCACCCGCGCCCGGGTCACCACCCTCACCGGCAGCCCCCTGCGCTGCGACGTCCTTTCGGGGCCGGGGACGGACACCCGGCTGCTGGTTCCGGAGGTGGACGCGCCCACGCCGGTCCTGGTCGAGCTGCCTGAGCTCACCGACACGGACAGCGTCGAGGTACTGCTGACCCCGCAGCGCCATTGGACGCTGCACCTGGTCCAACACGCCCATCTGGACATCGGCTACACCGACCCGCAGAGCACTGTGCTCGCCGAGGGACGCAAGTACCTCGACTCCCTGCTCGAACTGTGCCGCACCACTGACGACCTGCCCGACGAGGCGAAGTTCCGCTGGGCGGTCGAAGGCCACTTCAGCTACGAGAACTGGTCGCAGAATCGGCCGCCGCGGCTGGTCGCGGAATTCCTGGACCGGGTGCGCGAGGGGCGCATCGAGCTCACCGCGATGCCCTTCAACCTCCACACCGAGACCTGCTCCACCGATGAGCTGCACGAACTGCTCCGCCCCATACGAGAGCTGAGGGATCGGGAGGGTATCGGCATCACCACGGCCATGCAGACGGACGTGCCGGGCCAGGTCGTCGGTCTGCCCGACGTCCTCGCCGCCAGCGGAATCCGCTATCTGTCGGTCGCCCACAACTGGGCGGGGCGCGCGGTGCCGCACCACGTCGGCGGCCAGGACCTGCCGCGTCTGTTCCGCTGGCGGGCGCCGAGCGGGAACGAGGTGCTGGTGTGGCGTACGGACACGCCCCACGGCCTCGCCTACATGGAGGGCTCGATCATCGGTTTCGACGAATCCTTCGACCGCGTCGACGACCTTCTGCCGAACTACCTCTCGGCCATGACGAACCACCAGTATCCGCACGAAGGCCGGGGCATCCCAGGGTTCCCCGTCCTGGACGAGGAGTTCAAGGGCGACCCGTACCCGTGGGACATCCTGCACCTCCGGGTCCTGGGCAAGTTCGCGGACAACGGGCCGCCGCGCCGCATCATCGCGGACACGGTGCGCCGGTGGAACGAGGAGTGGGCCTACCCCGCCCTGCGTACCTCGCGCAACGAGGACTTCTTCGTCGACGCCGAGGAGCGGCTCGGCGAGCAGATCCAGACGTACGAAGGCGACTGGACTGACTGGTGGGTCGACGGCGTCGGCGCCGGGGCCGTGCCGCTGGCCGCTACCCGCGACGGGCAGGCGGCGCTGGCCGAAGCGCAGACTCTCGCGGGTCACGCGGAGATCATGGGGGCACCGGGCGGAGCCGGAATCACCGGGGAAGCGCCTGAGGTGTACCGCGCCGCCTCCCTGTTCAACGAGCACACCTGGGGTGCCGGCGACCCCTGGACACACGGCGACCACGGTCATGCCTCGGGCGAGCGGCAGTGGCACTGGAAGTACGCCCAGGCCCTGCGCGCCCACGACGGAGCGCGCACCCTGCTGGACGCCGCGAGTGCGGCTCTGGGCGAGCGTCTGGCTCCGCGGGAGGGGGCGCTCGCCGGCTACTACATCGTCAACACGTGCAGCTGGGCGCGCTCCGAGACGGTCCGGCTCTTCCTCCCGGAGAGCACTGTGCCCCTCGCCGACGCGGTACGGGTCGTCGACTCCCGCGACGGCACACCGCTGGAGGTGGCGGAGGAGGAGCAGAGCAACGAACTCCACCGGGCGGCCGGCCGTTTCCTGCTGTTCCGGCTGGCCGACGTACCGGCTCACGGAGCGGTTCGGGTGGACATCGAGCCCGCCGCCGCGACCGGGCCGTCGACGGAGGGCAGCTCCCCGACCGGTACCTCCACGGTGCTGGAGAACGAGTTCCTGCGCGTGAACGTCGACCTGGCGTCCGCGTGCATCGACTCGATCCTGGACAAGCGGACAGGGAGCGAACTGGTCCGCCAGGACGCCACGGTCGGCTTCAACGGGTATCTGTACGACGAGTACGCCACGGCCGGCGGGTTCAACCACCAGTCGAGCAAGACCACGGCCGACGAGTCGATGCACCTGCTCGCCACGCGGAGGACAGCTCCCCCGGCGGCCCTGGTGGAACGGACCTCGGACGCGACCGGTGAGACGCTGATCTACGAATGCGCCCCGGCGGGCACCCGACGGCTGCGGGTCAGGGTCCATCTGCCGCGCGCGAGTGCGCGGATCGACCTGGAGAACCGGATCGACAAGGCCGCGACCCTGACCAAGGAGAGCGCGTTCTTCGCCTTTCCCTTCGCGATGCGGTCCCCGGTCGTCCGCATGGAGGCGACCGGCGGAGTCACCGGGAACGGGCTGCCCACCGTGCCCGGTTCGGCCCGGCACATGCGGGCGGTACGCCGCTGGGTGAGCCTCCAGGAGAACGGGGCGAGCGCGGCACTGGCCACCCAGGACGCGCCGCTGATCCAGGTGGGCGGGGTCGCCATCCCCTATGTGCCGTATCCGCAGTCACTGGCGCAGGAAGAGCCGGGGACCGTGTTCTCGTGGGTTCACAACAACATCTGGGACACCAACTTCCCCTCGGAGCAGGCATTCGACCACGTCTTCCGCTACAGCATCGGATGGCAGGACACGCCCGCCCTCGGCGGTGCGGTGCTGGGTATGCGGACAGCCGCCGTCGGCAGCCGGCCCCTGGTGGCGGTACGCGCGAACCGGGCGGCCGAACCGGTTCCCGACACGTCCTACGCGCTACTCGCCCTCGACGACCCGCGCGTTCGGGTCGTCGGCCTGAGCGTGCCGGAGCCGGGGCGTCTGCTCGTACGGTTGCAGTCCTTCGCCGAGGAGCCTGTCACCTGCCGGCTCACGCCCGGTTTCCCCACCACCGCAGCGATGTCCGCCGACTACCTCGGTGGCGTGGGCGCCGCATTGCGCGCCGGAGCGGATGGCTCCCTGCCGGTACCTGTACCCCGGCTCGGCACCGTGGCGGTGTCGTTGACGACGGGAGACGGACCGGACCGGGATTGA